The following proteins are co-located in the Nocardia bhagyanarayanae genome:
- a CDS encoding MFS transporter, whose protein sequence is MSEISTAVHAPGDRRDSARWLALGVIGLAQLMVVLDATIVTIALPFAQRDLGISEGDKQWALTAYTLIFGGLLLLGGRLADYLGRRRIFLVGLVGFAAASALAGLAQNGAQLFAGRGLQGAFAALLAPAALALVSVTFTEAKERARAFAVFAGISAGGAAIGLIAGGALTEYASWRWTLLVNTPIAILAFVGALAFVIKDVPAPRTGGYDVPGAVTVTAGLIAIVYGFSRAADHGWTSGGTLALLVAGLALLVAFVAIERRSANPLLPLRIPGESNRGGALLAALLIPIAMFAMFLFLSFYFQVTLGYSPLKAGVAFLPFPVGIAVSAGITSALLPKLGPRPLMIAGAALGVVGLLWLAQLSYGDSYAAGVLPAQLLIALGMGPLFVGMQAVALHRVDEADAGVASALLNAAQQVGGAVGTALLTTISVQAAKDYLADNPTVDDLAARAAIYSYDVAFYVGAGFFLAAIPVIALMIKAKPTDFAEDAEESLRVPLAV, encoded by the coding sequence GTGAGCGAGATATCGACAGCGGTGCACGCGCCGGGCGACCGGCGCGACTCGGCCCGCTGGCTGGCGCTCGGCGTAATCGGCCTGGCCCAGCTGATGGTGGTCCTCGACGCGACCATCGTGACCATCGCGCTGCCGTTCGCGCAGCGTGACCTCGGCATCAGCGAGGGCGACAAGCAGTGGGCCCTCACGGCGTACACGCTGATCTTCGGCGGCCTGCTGCTGCTCGGCGGCCGCCTTGCCGACTACCTCGGCCGCCGCAGGATCTTCCTGGTCGGCCTCGTCGGCTTCGCGGCCGCTTCGGCGCTCGCGGGTCTGGCGCAGAACGGCGCCCAGCTCTTCGCGGGCCGCGGCTTGCAAGGCGCCTTCGCAGCGCTGCTCGCACCCGCCGCGCTCGCACTGGTCTCGGTGACGTTCACCGAGGCGAAGGAGCGGGCCCGCGCCTTCGCGGTGTTCGCGGGCATCTCCGCGGGCGGCGCCGCCATCGGCCTGATCGCGGGCGGCGCGCTCACCGAATACGCGTCCTGGCGGTGGACCCTGCTGGTCAACACCCCCATCGCGATTCTCGCGTTCGTCGGCGCGCTCGCGTTCGTCATCAAGGACGTGCCCGCGCCGCGTACCGGCGGCTACGACGTGCCCGGCGCCGTCACGGTGACGGCGGGCTTGATCGCCATCGTGTACGGCTTCAGCCGCGCCGCCGATCACGGCTGGACCTCGGGCGGCACCCTCGCGCTGCTCGTCGCCGGGCTCGCGCTGCTCGTCGCGTTCGTCGCCATCGAGCGTCGTTCGGCGAATCCGCTGTTGCCCCTGCGCATCCCGGGGGAGAGCAACCGTGGCGGCGCGCTGCTCGCCGCACTGCTGATCCCCATCGCGATGTTCGCGATGTTCCTGTTCCTGAGCTTCTACTTCCAGGTCACGCTCGGCTACTCGCCGCTGAAGGCGGGCGTCGCGTTCCTGCCGTTCCCCGTGGGCATCGCGGTGTCGGCGGGCATCACCAGCGCGCTGCTGCCCAAGCTCGGACCGCGTCCGCTGATGATCGCGGGCGCCGCGCTCGGCGTGGTCGGGTTGCTCTGGCTCGCGCAGCTGAGCTACGGCGACAGCTATGCCGCCGGTGTGCTGCCCGCCCAGCTGCTGATCGCGCTCGGCATGGGACCGCTGTTCGTCGGCATGCAGGCGGTGGCGCTGCACCGGGTGGACGAGGCCGACGCCGGTGTCGCCAGCGCGTTGCTCAACGCCGCCCAGCAGGTCGGCGGCGCGGTCGGCACCGCGCTGCTCACCACCATCTCGGTGCAGGCGGCCAAGGACTACCTCGCCGACAATCCGACGGTCGACGATCTGGCCGCTCGCGCCGCCATCTACAGCTACGACGTCGCGTTCTACGTCGGCGCGGGCTTCTTCCTCGCCGCGATCCCGGTGATCGCGCTGATGATCAAGGCCAAGCCGACGGACTTCGCCGAGGACGCGGAGGAGAGCCTTCGCGTCCCGCTCGCGGTCTGA
- a CDS encoding TetR/AcrR family transcriptional regulator yields MLDSSTSADTTQEAAATRQDIPPEPGGHADRENTAPLGLRERKKQQTRLRIMNVALELCDAQGFDATTVEQIANAADVSPRTVNRYFETKEDIVLAPILDFGQMVADKLREQPPNGNQLHALCNAYLQVIDDAASENSAVSFCRFQQMQRVVRDSPSVNSRALEFADSKSDAITAVLAERLGTTQGALSVRLIVSTWQMLCHLAMDVHGELIVDGDPETAVRAARATLLDAYAEFMRVCTEPVAESAE; encoded by the coding sequence ATGCTCGACTCATCGACGTCGGCGGACACGACGCAGGAAGCCGCGGCTACCAGGCAGGACATCCCGCCCGAGCCCGGCGGGCACGCGGACCGCGAGAACACCGCGCCCCTCGGGCTGCGCGAGCGCAAGAAGCAGCAGACGAGATTGCGCATCATGAACGTCGCGCTCGAACTGTGCGACGCCCAAGGCTTCGACGCGACCACGGTCGAGCAGATCGCGAACGCGGCCGACGTCTCGCCGCGCACCGTCAACCGGTATTTCGAAACCAAGGAGGACATCGTCCTCGCGCCCATCCTCGACTTCGGTCAGATGGTTGCCGACAAGTTGCGAGAACAGCCGCCGAACGGCAACCAGCTGCACGCGCTGTGCAACGCCTATCTCCAGGTGATCGACGACGCGGCGTCCGAGAACTCGGCGGTGTCGTTCTGCAGGTTCCAGCAGATGCAACGGGTCGTGCGCGACAGTCCCTCCGTCAACAGCCGCGCGCTGGAGTTCGCCGACAGCAAGTCCGACGCGATCACCGCGGTGCTCGCCGAACGTCTCGGCACCACACAAGGGGCGCTGAGCGTGCGATTGATCGTCTCGACCTGGCAGATGCTGTGTCATCTCGCGATGGACGTGCACGGCGAGCTGATCGTGGACGGCGATCCGGAGACCGCGGTGCGCGCGGCGCGGGCGACGTTGCTCGACGCGTACGCGGAGTTCATGCGGGTCTGTACGGAACCGGTGGCCGAATCGGCGGAGTGA
- a CDS encoding bifunctional o-acetylhomoserine/o-acetylserine sulfhydrylase yields MTDPVAAEFDPARWSFETKQVHAGQAPDPSTGARALPIYQTTSYAFRDTDHAAALFGLAEPGNIYTRIMNPTQDVVEQRIAALEGGVAALLLASGQAAETYAILNLASAGDHIVSSPHLYGGTYNLFHYSLPKLGIEVSFVEDPDDLDQWRAAIRPNTKAFFGETIANPSSAVFDIPGIAEVAHAAGIPLIVDNTVATPYLIQPLAHGADIVVHSATKYLGGHGAAIAGAIVDGGKFDWTVRDDKGEPRYPGFTTPDPSYHGAVFADLGAPAYALKARVQLLRDLGAAVSPFNAFLIAQGIETLSLRIERHVANAQAVAEFLAEHPAVESVHYAGLPSSPWHERAKRLAPKGTGAIVSFELRGGVDAGKKFVDALVLHSHVANIGDVRSLVIHPASTTHSQLTPEQQLASGVTPGLVRLAVGIEGIDDILADLRAGFTAATT; encoded by the coding sequence ATGACCGACCCCGTCGCGGCCGAGTTCGATCCTGCCCGTTGGTCCTTCGAGACCAAGCAGGTGCATGCGGGCCAAGCCCCCGATCCGAGCACCGGCGCCCGCGCCCTGCCGATCTACCAGACCACTTCCTACGCCTTCCGCGACACCGACCACGCGGCGGCGCTGTTCGGGCTGGCCGAGCCGGGCAACATCTACACCCGCATCATGAACCCGACCCAGGACGTGGTCGAGCAGCGCATCGCCGCGCTGGAAGGCGGTGTCGCCGCGCTGCTGCTCGCCTCCGGGCAGGCCGCGGAGACCTACGCGATCCTGAACCTGGCTTCGGCGGGCGACCACATCGTGTCCAGCCCGCACCTGTACGGCGGCACCTACAACCTCTTCCACTACTCGCTGCCCAAGCTCGGCATCGAGGTCTCGTTCGTCGAGGACCCGGACGATCTCGACCAGTGGCGCGCCGCGATCCGGCCCAACACCAAGGCGTTCTTCGGCGAGACCATCGCCAATCCCAGCAGTGCCGTGTTCGACATCCCCGGTATCGCCGAGGTCGCGCACGCCGCGGGGATCCCGCTGATCGTGGACAACACCGTCGCGACCCCTTACCTGATCCAGCCGCTGGCGCACGGCGCCGACATCGTGGTGCACTCGGCCACCAAGTACCTGGGCGGGCACGGCGCGGCCATCGCCGGCGCGATCGTCGACGGCGGAAAGTTCGACTGGACCGTCCGCGACGACAAGGGCGAGCCGCGCTACCCCGGCTTCACCACCCCGGACCCGAGCTACCACGGCGCGGTCTTCGCCGACCTGGGCGCGCCCGCCTACGCGCTGAAGGCCCGTGTGCAGCTGCTCCGCGATCTGGGCGCGGCGGTCTCACCGTTCAACGCCTTCCTCATCGCGCAGGGCATCGAGACGCTGAGCCTGCGCATCGAGCGCCACGTCGCCAACGCGCAGGCGGTCGCCGAGTTCTTGGCCGAGCATCCGGCCGTCGAATCGGTCCACTACGCGGGACTGCCCAGCTCGCCTTGGCACGAGCGGGCCAAGCGACTGGCGCCGAAGGGGACCGGCGCGATCGTCTCGTTCGAGCTGCGCGGCGGCGTCGACGCGGGCAAGAAGTTCGTGGACGCGTTGGTCCTGCACAGCCACGTGGCCAACATCGGGGATGTGCGTTCCCTGGTGATCCATCCGGCATCGACGACGCACTCCCAACTCACGCCCGAGCAACAGCTCGCCTCCGGCGTCACCCCGGGGCTGGTCCGCCTCGCCGTGGGCATCGAGGGAATCGACGACATTCTGGCCGATCTGCGCGCCGGATTCACGGCGGCGACGACGTGA
- the metX gene encoding homoserine O-acetyltransferase MetX translates to MTVSADQSIESGVGLLPPPDGRPGVIAIGDVRLESGAVIPNVHLAVQRWGELSPALDNVVLVEHALTGDSHVVGTPDDIHAQPGWWEGMVGPGAPVDTDEWCVIATNVLGGCKGSTGPSSLAPDGKPWGSRFPEISIRDQVSAEAALLDLLGIERLAAVVGGSMGGMRVLEWMIGAPERVAAALVLAVGARATADQIGTQTTQIAAIKADPDWQGGDYHDTGRAPMTGMGIARRIAHLTYRTEGELDHRFENHAQGSEDPWRGGRYAVQSYLDHQAEKLCKRFDPATYVLLTEAMNRHDVGRGRGGIEAALAATPVPCVVGGVDSDRLYPLRTQQELADALPGCARLEVVHSRDGHDGFLTEAAAVSKLLIETMRLARENR, encoded by the coding sequence GTGACCGTGAGCGCCGATCAGAGCATCGAGTCCGGCGTCGGCCTGCTGCCGCCGCCGGACGGACGGCCGGGCGTCATCGCCATCGGGGACGTGCGGCTGGAAAGCGGCGCGGTGATCCCGAACGTGCACCTCGCCGTGCAGCGGTGGGGCGAACTGTCCCCGGCCCTGGACAATGTGGTGCTCGTCGAGCACGCTCTGACCGGTGACTCGCACGTCGTCGGCACACCCGACGACATCCACGCCCAGCCCGGCTGGTGGGAGGGCATGGTCGGGCCGGGCGCGCCGGTGGACACCGACGAATGGTGTGTGATCGCGACCAACGTGCTCGGCGGCTGTAAGGGCAGCACCGGACCGTCGTCGCTCGCGCCGGACGGCAAGCCGTGGGGCTCGCGTTTCCCGGAGATCTCCATCCGCGATCAGGTGAGCGCCGAGGCCGCCCTGCTGGATCTGCTCGGCATCGAGCGGCTGGCCGCCGTCGTCGGCGGATCGATGGGCGGCATGCGGGTGCTGGAGTGGATGATCGGTGCGCCCGAACGGGTCGCGGCGGCGCTGGTGCTGGCCGTCGGCGCGCGCGCCACCGCCGACCAGATCGGCACCCAGACCACCCAGATCGCCGCCATCAAGGCCGACCCGGACTGGCAGGGCGGCGACTACCACGACACCGGTCGCGCACCGATGACCGGCATGGGCATCGCGCGCCGCATCGCGCACCTGACCTACCGCACCGAGGGCGAACTCGACCACCGCTTCGAGAACCACGCCCAGGGCTCGGAGGATCCGTGGCGCGGCGGGCGCTACGCGGTGCAGAGCTACCTGGACCACCAGGCCGAAAAGCTGTGCAAGCGTTTCGATCCCGCCACCTACGTGCTGCTCACCGAGGCGATGAACCGGCACGACGTCGGGCGCGGACGCGGCGGTATCGAGGCCGCGCTCGCCGCGACGCCGGTGCCCTGCGTGGTCGGCGGCGTGGACTCCGACCGGCTCTACCCGTTGCGCACGCAGCAGGAACTGGCCGACGCGCTACCCGGCTGCGCCCGGCTGGAAGTGGTGCATTCGCGTGACGGGCACGACGGGTTCCTGACCGAGGCGGCGGCGGTTTCGAAGTTGCTCATCGAGACCATGCGGTTGGCACGCGAGAACCGCTGA